A single Thermosynechococcus vestitus BP-1 DNA region contains:
- the bchM gene encoding magnesium protoporphyrin IX methyltransferase translates to MTIDRERMTQSTADEKAIVQNYFNTTGFDRWRRIYGTDQVSKVQADIRKGHQQTIDTVLAWLKADASLKGKLICDAGCGVGSLSIPLAQLGARVYASDISEKMVAEARDRAAAQLNGHHELILSVSDLEALRGQYHIVICLDVLIHYPDNQMAGMLAHLSSLAMERLILSFAPKTPKYTLLKKIGEFFPGASKATRAYLHSEEFIVEILGNLGWRIERNAMTKTRFYFSRLLEAVPAK, encoded by the coding sequence ATGACGATTGATCGGGAACGTATGACGCAATCTACGGCTGACGAAAAGGCAATTGTTCAAAACTACTTCAACACCACTGGGTTCGATCGCTGGCGACGTATCTATGGCACGGACCAGGTCAGCAAGGTGCAGGCGGATATCCGCAAGGGGCACCAACAAACCATTGATACCGTCCTGGCATGGCTCAAAGCTGATGCCTCCCTCAAAGGTAAACTCATTTGTGATGCTGGCTGCGGTGTCGGCAGTCTAAGTATTCCCCTTGCCCAGCTAGGGGCACGGGTCTATGCCAGCGACATTTCCGAAAAGATGGTGGCCGAAGCCCGCGATCGCGCCGCTGCTCAGTTGAATGGCCACCATGAACTCATCCTCAGTGTCAGTGATCTTGAAGCCCTGCGGGGACAATACCATATTGTCATCTGCCTCGATGTCCTCATCCACTATCCCGACAACCAAATGGCAGGGATGCTAGCCCACTTGAGTTCTTTGGCCATGGAGCGGCTGATCCTCAGCTTTGCCCCCAAAACCCCAAAATATACGCTGCTGAAGAAGATCGGTGAATTCTTCCCTGGCGCCAGCAAGGCCACCCGTGCCTATCTCCACAGTGAGGAATTTATTGTGGAGATTTTGGGGAACTTGGGTTGGCGGATTGAGCGCAATGCCATGACCAAAACTCGCTTTTACTTTTCGCGACTCCTAGAAGCAGTGCCAGCTAAATGA
- a CDS encoding cell division protein FtsX gives MANLSPLPTLDFLLPEVRRSLWRGGWLNGAAVIAVAVTLFIFGWGWQVSHLLGASVESLGNRLEITAYVSPELPAAKVASLRQQLAALPGVADFTWIDRDRAWAELQADLGLKSEQGGLDLFDTNPLSDEIKIRAQSLEQVAPLANQIVQKEGIESVQYLERALTGLQSVQRVVRGVTFILVLLLSLTVVALVSAILRLIILVRQPEIEIMTLVGATQTWIYTPLFIQAASLGGGGGALAWLAGWGSSQQLQQWLAQQASFRALASNVSLEWSAGLGVLLIIIGVILGLVSTRLALQTTAPVPQ, from the coding sequence ATGGCAAACTTGAGTCCCTTACCCACCCTTGACTTTTTGCTTCCGGAAGTACGCCGCAGTCTCTGGCGCGGTGGTTGGCTCAATGGCGCCGCTGTGATTGCTGTTGCCGTGACCCTGTTTATTTTTGGTTGGGGCTGGCAAGTGTCCCACCTCCTCGGTGCCAGTGTCGAGTCCCTTGGCAATCGCTTGGAAATTACTGCCTATGTGTCCCCTGAACTTCCCGCGGCCAAAGTAGCCAGCCTTAGGCAACAGTTGGCAGCATTACCGGGGGTAGCCGATTTCACTTGGATTGATCGCGATCGCGCTTGGGCAGAATTGCAAGCTGATTTGGGCCTCAAAAGTGAACAGGGCGGCTTAGATCTCTTTGATACCAATCCCCTCAGCGATGAAATCAAGATCCGCGCCCAAAGCCTCGAACAGGTGGCTCCCTTAGCTAACCAAATTGTCCAAAAAGAAGGTATTGAGTCCGTGCAGTACCTTGAGCGCGCTCTAACAGGCCTGCAAAGTGTGCAGCGAGTGGTGCGGGGCGTCACGTTCATTTTGGTGCTGCTACTGAGTTTAACGGTAGTTGCTCTGGTGAGTGCTATTTTGCGGTTGATTATCCTTGTGCGCCAGCCCGAAATTGAGATCATGACCCTCGTGGGTGCGACCCAAACTTGGATTTATACCCCCCTATTTATTCAAGCGGCCAGCCTAGGTGGTGGTGGCGGTGCCTTGGCGTGGCTGGCTGGCTGGGGAAGCAGTCAACAGCTTCAGCAGTGGTTAGCCCAACAGGCCAGCTTTCGCGCCCTTGCCAGCAATGTTTCCCTGGAATGGTCAGCGGGCTTGGGTGTGTTGCTGATCATCATTGGCGTTATCTTGGGGCTGGTGAGTACCCGATTGGCACTGCAAACCACAGCCCCTGTGCCACAATAA
- the ftsE gene encoding cell division ATP-binding protein FtsE produces the protein MTAVTPVVPPCEPTSQGAIIAELYQVTKSFGGAVPCLHRVSLQLRRGDFYFLTGASGSGKSTLLKLLCGQLQPDQGIVRLFGEEVNPHQDRRMAQLRRRLGVIFQDFKLLGDRSVAENVAFALLVRGIPKTEIQQRVQTALKLVGLSHKANAKPQSLSGGEQQRVSIARAIVGSPELLLADEPTGNLDSQTSQQILALLHRLHQHGLTVLFTTHDLALTRLVPHRILHLHHGKLESLTHP, from the coding sequence ATGACAGCAGTAACCCCCGTGGTACCCCCCTGCGAACCAACCTCTCAGGGGGCCATCATTGCAGAACTGTACCAAGTCACGAAGTCCTTTGGTGGGGCGGTGCCCTGCTTACATCGCGTCAGTTTGCAACTGCGACGGGGAGACTTTTATTTTCTCACGGGTGCCTCGGGGTCGGGTAAATCCACCCTCTTAAAACTCCTCTGCGGTCAACTCCAACCAGATCAGGGCATCGTTCGCCTGTTTGGTGAGGAGGTCAATCCCCACCAGGATCGGCGGATGGCACAGTTGCGGCGGCGCTTAGGAGTCATTTTTCAGGACTTTAAGCTCTTGGGCGATCGCTCAGTTGCGGAAAACGTGGCTTTTGCGCTACTGGTGCGCGGTATTCCCAAAACCGAAATTCAGCAGCGGGTGCAAACGGCACTCAAACTGGTGGGACTGAGCCACAAAGCCAATGCCAAGCCCCAATCGTTATCAGGGGGAGAGCAGCAGCGAGTGAGCATTGCCCGTGCCATTGTCGGTAGTCCTGAGCTATTACTAGCGGATGAACCTACCGGTAATCTGGATTCCCAAACCAGCCAGCAAATTCTTGCTCTGCTCCATCGTCTGCATCAACATGGGTTAACAGTCCTCTTTACTACCCATGACTTAGCCTTAACCCGCCTAGTCCCCCATCGGATTCTCCATTTGCACCATGGCAAACTTGAGTCCCTTACCCACCCTTGA
- a CDS encoding WecB/TagA/CpsF family glycosyltransferase: MGYPLVVPTIPAKVSVLGFPLHLVNNAPEWLLMQQRDGHGQHVITLNSEMVMLAERTPEFADVLRRADLVIPDGSGVILYLRLHGLSVRRLPGIEFAEALLRLANDSPQPKRVFFYGAAPGVAEKVAERWHRELPNLKIVGVQSGYHDADTEAALIQKLQETQPHIILVALGVPRQEYWIDRHRHICPQAIWVGVGGSFDVWAGVKKRAPKLMQKLHLEWLYRLYQEPWRWRRMLALPQFAWKALLSRLHGRQRLSFR; this comes from the coding sequence ATGGGTTACCCCCTTGTAGTACCCACCATTCCCGCAAAAGTCTCAGTTTTGGGATTTCCCCTCCATTTGGTGAATAATGCCCCTGAGTGGCTATTGATGCAACAGCGAGATGGTCATGGCCAACATGTGATCACGCTCAATTCAGAGATGGTGATGCTGGCGGAGCGCACACCAGAGTTTGCTGACGTTTTACGCCGTGCTGATTTGGTGATTCCCGATGGGTCGGGGGTCATTCTCTACCTGAGGTTACATGGCCTCTCTGTGCGCCGGCTGCCAGGGATTGAATTTGCTGAAGCCCTCTTGCGATTGGCCAATGACTCTCCGCAGCCCAAACGGGTCTTCTTCTATGGGGCAGCACCGGGGGTAGCAGAAAAAGTGGCTGAGCGCTGGCATCGAGAACTGCCGAACTTAAAGATTGTTGGCGTGCAGTCGGGCTACCACGATGCGGATACGGAAGCTGCCCTCATTCAAAAGCTGCAGGAAACACAACCCCATATTATCCTCGTTGCTTTGGGTGTACCGCGTCAGGAATATTGGATCGATCGCCACCGCCATATTTGTCCCCAAGCGATTTGGGTCGGTGTTGGCGGTAGTTTTGATGTCTGGGCAGGGGTTAAAAAGCGGGCCCCCAAACTGATGCAAAAACTCCATTTGGAGTGGCTCTACCGTCTTTACCAGGAACCCTGGCGTTGGCGGCGCATGCTAGCGCTACCCCAATTTGCATGGAAAGCACTCCTGAGTCGTTTGCATGGGCGACAGCGTCTCTCATTCCGATGA
- the psbD gene encoding photosystem II D2 protein (photosystem q(a) protein) produces the protein MTIAIGRAPAERGWFDILDDWLKRDRFVFVGWSGILLFPCAYLALGGWLTGTTFVTSWYTHGLASSYLEGCNFLTVAVSTPANSMGHSLLLLWGPEAQGDFTRWCQLGGLWTFIALHGAFGLIGFMLRQFEIARLVGVRPYNAIAFSAPIAVFVSVFLIYPLGQSSWFFAPSFGVAAIFRFLLFFQGFHNWTLNPFHMMGVAGVLGGALLCAIHGATVENTLFQDGEGASTFRAFNPTQAEETYSMVTANRFWSQIFGIAFSNKRWLHFFMLFVPVTGLWMSAIGVVGLALNLRSYDFISQEIRAAEDPEFETFYTKNLLLNEGIRAWMAPQDQPHENFVFPEEVLPRGNAL, from the coding sequence ATGACGATCGCGATTGGACGAGCGCCAGCGGAACGGGGATGGTTTGACATCCTCGACGACTGGCTCAAACGGGACAGATTTGTCTTTGTCGGCTGGTCAGGCATCCTGCTTTTCCCCTGCGCCTACCTGGCGCTGGGGGGCTGGCTGACCGGTACCACCTTTGTGACCTCCTGGTACACCCACGGCCTGGCCTCCAGCTACCTAGAAGGGTGCAACTTCCTCACCGTTGCCGTTTCCACCCCCGCCAACAGCATGGGGCACTCCCTGCTCCTCCTGTGGGGACCCGAAGCCCAAGGGGACTTTACCCGCTGGTGCCAACTGGGTGGTCTGTGGACCTTTATCGCCCTCCACGGCGCCTTCGGTCTCATTGGGTTCATGCTGCGGCAGTTTGAAATTGCCCGCTTGGTGGGCGTCCGTCCCTACAACGCCATTGCCTTCAGTGCCCCCATTGCCGTCTTTGTCAGCGTCTTCTTGATCTATCCCTTGGGGCAATCCAGCTGGTTCTTTGCCCCCAGCTTTGGCGTCGCCGCCATCTTCCGTTTCCTGCTCTTTTTCCAAGGGTTCCACAACTGGACCTTGAACCCCTTCCACATGATGGGGGTAGCCGGTGTGCTAGGGGGTGCCCTGTTGTGTGCCATCCACGGCGCCACGGTGGAAAATACCCTCTTCCAAGATGGAGAAGGGGCGAGCACCTTCCGTGCCTTCAATCCCACCCAAGCGGAAGAGACCTACTCGATGGTGACGGCGAACCGTTTTTGGAGCCAAATTTTTGGGATTGCCTTCTCGAACAAGCGCTGGTTGCACTTTTTCATGTTGTTTGTGCCGGTGACGGGGCTGTGGATGAGTGCGATTGGCGTGGTGGGTCTAGCGTTGAACCTGCGGTCCTATGACTTCATTTCGCAGGAGATTCGGGCTGCGGAAGACCCTGAATTTGAGACGTTCTACACGAAGAACCTGCTGTTGAACGAGGGCATCCGTGCTTGGATGGCGCCCCAAGACCAACCCCATGAAAACTTTGTCTTCCCAGAAGAGGTACTCCCCCGTGGTAACGCTCTGTAG
- the rfbC gene encoding dTDP-4-dehydrorhamnose 3,5-epimerase has protein sequence MVKVQPLAIADVLLLELQVFRDQRGFFLESYNQRAFMAATGLAVTFVQDNHSASQQGVLRGLHYQHQHPQGKLIRVIEGKIFDVAVDLRRSSPTCGQWVGTWLSAENFQQLWIPPGFAHGFWVQSATAQVLYKTTDYYHPGDEHTLLWNDPTVGIQWPIDSEPLLSAKDQQGKSFNELPLFA, from the coding sequence ATGGTCAAGGTACAACCGCTGGCGATCGCTGACGTTCTGCTCTTGGAACTGCAGGTCTTTCGCGATCAGCGGGGCTTTTTCCTAGAAAGCTATAATCAACGAGCCTTTATGGCTGCCACAGGCTTGGCAGTGACCTTTGTCCAAGATAATCACTCCGCCTCCCAGCAGGGGGTTTTGCGAGGACTCCACTACCAGCACCAACACCCCCAAGGTAAACTGATTCGCGTTATTGAAGGAAAAATTTTTGATGTCGCTGTTGATTTGCGGCGCTCTTCACCCACCTGTGGCCAATGGGTGGGAACTTGGTTGAGTGCTGAAAACTTCCAGCAATTGTGGATTCCCCCTGGCTTTGCCCACGGCTTCTGGGTGCAATCAGCCACCGCCCAAGTCCTCTACAAAACAACAGACTACTACCATCCAGGGGATGAACATACCCTACTCTGGAATGACCCAACCGTTGGCATTCAATGGCCCATCGACAGCGAACCCCTCCTTTCTGCCAAGGATCAACAGGGCAAATCTTTTAACGAACTTCCCCTATTCGCCTGA
- the rfbA gene encoding glucose-1-phosphate thymidylyltransferase RfbA, giving the protein MRGIILAGGSGTRLYPLTQVISKQLMPIYDKPMIYYPLSVLMLAGIREILIISTPEHLYLFEKLLGDGHQWGLSLSYCVQPQPNGLAEAFILGREFLQGEPVCLTLGDNLLYGHDLSEKLQRAAQLTAGAMIFGYRVANPQQYGVLEFDASGRVLGIEEKPAVPKSNYAVPGIYFYDHQVCDLAAQLQPSARGELEITDLNRLYLEKGQLRVELLGRGYAWLDTGTHDLLQQASSFIRTLEERQGLKIGCLEEIALHRGYITPQQLYELAQPLRKSSYGQYLLQVWAEVTGGMHGQGTTAGDR; this is encoded by the coding sequence ATGAGAGGAATTATTCTCGCTGGTGGCTCAGGTACGCGTCTCTATCCCCTAACCCAGGTGATCAGTAAACAACTGATGCCCATCTACGATAAGCCGATGATTTATTATCCCCTCTCAGTTTTGATGTTGGCGGGGATTCGGGAGATTCTCATTATTTCTACCCCAGAGCACCTCTATCTTTTTGAGAAACTTCTGGGGGATGGTCATCAGTGGGGCTTATCCCTGAGCTATTGTGTGCAGCCACAGCCCAACGGTTTAGCGGAAGCCTTTATTTTAGGGCGCGAATTTTTGCAAGGGGAACCCGTGTGCCTGACCCTTGGGGATAATCTTCTCTACGGTCATGATCTCTCGGAAAAGTTGCAGCGGGCCGCTCAACTGACGGCAGGGGCAATGATCTTTGGCTACCGGGTGGCCAATCCGCAGCAGTACGGCGTTCTCGAATTCGATGCCAGCGGTCGCGTTCTCGGTATCGAGGAAAAGCCAGCAGTGCCCAAGTCCAACTATGCCGTGCCGGGGATATATTTTTATGACCATCAGGTGTGTGATTTGGCAGCTCAACTGCAACCTTCAGCGCGGGGAGAACTGGAAATTACCGACCTCAACCGCCTTTACCTGGAAAAGGGGCAACTGCGGGTGGAATTGCTTGGACGGGGCTATGCGTGGCTGGATACGGGTACCCATGATCTACTGCAACAGGCCAGTAGCTTTATTCGTACCCTAGAGGAACGGCAAGGGCTGAAAATTGGCTGTCTAGAGGAAATTGCCCTGCACCGGGGTTACATCACACCGCAGCAACTCTATGAACTGGCACAGCCCCTGCGCAAAAGTAGCTACGGCCAATATCTCTTGCAAGTTTGGGCAGAAGTGACAGGAGGAATGCATGGTCAAGGTACAACCGCTGGCGATCGCTGA
- the rfbB gene encoding dTDP-glucose 4,6-dehydratase: protein MMKFLVTGGGGFIGANFVRLALTEGWGTVLNLDKVTYACHPATLAMLEQLPNYQFVRGDVGDRPLVQDLLQSFQPDAVIHFAAESHVDRSINSPQDFIQTNVVGTANLLEEVKTYWQQLPPGAQERFRFIHISTDEVYGSLGPEDPPFREDTPYAPNSPYAASKAASDHLVRAYHHTYGLPTLTTNCSNNYGPYQFPEKLIPLMICQALAGQPLPIYGDGQNVRDWLYVEDHCRALYTVWQKGQVGQTYNIGGNCEKPNLEVVQTLCDLLQTLLPRPHLNYRSLITFVSDRPGHDRRYAIDATKIQRELGWQPRETFSSGLEKTVQWYLAHQDWVEAARTADYSAWLVTHYGSVLTHRP from the coding sequence ATGATGAAGTTTTTGGTGACTGGCGGTGGCGGGTTTATTGGCGCCAACTTTGTGCGGCTTGCCCTGACAGAGGGCTGGGGTACAGTCCTCAACCTTGATAAGGTGACCTATGCCTGTCACCCCGCTACCCTAGCCATGCTGGAGCAACTGCCCAATTACCAATTTGTCAGGGGAGATGTGGGCGATCGCCCCCTTGTCCAGGATCTGTTGCAAAGCTTCCAGCCCGACGCTGTGATTCACTTTGCGGCTGAGAGCCATGTCGATCGCTCGATCAATAGTCCCCAAGACTTCATCCAAACCAATGTGGTTGGGACCGCCAATCTCCTAGAGGAAGTCAAAACCTACTGGCAACAGTTACCCCCTGGGGCCCAGGAGAGGTTCCGCTTCATTCACATTTCCACCGATGAAGTCTATGGCAGTCTTGGTCCTGAGGATCCCCCCTTTCGGGAAGACACCCCCTATGCCCCCAACAGTCCCTATGCTGCCTCAAAGGCTGCCTCAGATCACCTGGTGCGTGCCTACCACCACACCTACGGCCTGCCCACCCTGACAACCAATTGCTCCAACAACTACGGCCCCTACCAGTTTCCGGAAAAACTCATCCCCCTGATGATCTGCCAAGCCTTGGCGGGGCAACCGCTGCCAATATATGGGGATGGTCAAAACGTGCGGGATTGGCTCTACGTTGAGGATCACTGCCGCGCCCTCTACACCGTCTGGCAAAAGGGGCAGGTGGGCCAAACCTACAACATTGGCGGCAATTGCGAAAAGCCTAACCTTGAGGTCGTGCAAACCCTCTGTGATCTGCTGCAAACTCTTCTGCCCCGGCCTCATTTGAATTACCGCAGCTTAATTACCTTTGTGAGCGATCGCCCCGGTCACGATCGCCGCTACGCCATTGATGCGACTAAAATTCAGCGGGAACTAGGGTGGCAGCCCCGAGAAACCTTTAGTAGTGGCTTAGAAAAAACGGTGCAGTGGTATCTTGCCCATCAAGACTGGGTGGAAGCAGCGCGCACCGCCGACTACAGTGCTTGGCTGGTCACCCACTACGGCAGCGTTCTCACTCATCGCCCATGA
- a CDS encoding nucleoside deaminase gives MDEFMAAAIAEAEQGLQEGGIPIGSVLVRHGQIIGRGHNQRVQRGSPILHAEIDCLANAGRIGRYDDTVLYSTLMPCYLCAGAVVQFGIKKVIAGESQTFAGAREFMEAHGVEVIDLNLERCQQLMRDFIAQYPQLWFEDIGKLTSKEA, from the coding sequence ATGGATGAATTTATGGCGGCGGCGATCGCCGAAGCAGAACAGGGACTGCAAGAAGGCGGCATTCCCATTGGTTCCGTCTTGGTGCGCCATGGCCAAATCATTGGTCGTGGTCACAACCAGCGGGTACAGCGGGGCAGTCCGATTCTGCATGCTGAGATTGACTGTCTGGCCAATGCAGGTCGCATCGGTCGCTATGATGATACGGTGTTGTACTCCACACTGATGCCCTGCTATCTCTGTGCTGGTGCTGTGGTGCAGTTTGGCATCAAAAAGGTGATTGCTGGTGAATCCCAGACCTTTGCGGGAGCACGGGAGTTTATGGAAGCCCACGGCGTTGAGGTGATTGACCTGAACTTGGAGCGATGCCAGCAGCTAATGCGCGACTTTATTGCCCAGTATCCCCAGCTCTGGTTTGAGGACATTGGCAAACTCACATCCAAAGAAGCGTAG
- the alr gene encoding alanine racemase gives MLSQEQLTSSHECERAWIEIDLAALAANTRSLRQWLAPTTELLAVVKADAYGHGALTVAQTVLAHGATWLGVATIPEGIALRQAGITAPILVLGSVNLPVQVQMMAQWQLQPTLSTPKQALIFSDYADRLREPLDVHLMIDTGMSRLGCPWQDAVGFVQFVQRLPHLRIQGIYSHFASADDPDASLMRQQQAYFEQVWEQISALGLGPVRRHMANSAATLANRSSHYDMVRIGLSLYGVYPASHLRGVVPLRPVMQVRSRITLLKEIPAGTGISYGHQFIAPQPMKIAVVGIGYADGVPRLLSNKLEVLVQGKRLRQVGAITMDQLMIDVSDMDGLQEGDVVTLLGEDGGDCLTVETWAEALGTITWEILCGFKNRLPRIPVS, from the coding sequence ATGCTCAGTCAAGAACAGCTCACCAGTTCCCATGAGTGTGAGCGGGCATGGATTGAAATTGATTTGGCAGCATTGGCCGCTAATACGCGCAGCTTGCGTCAGTGGCTAGCACCGACAACGGAACTTTTAGCCGTGGTGAAGGCAGATGCCTATGGTCATGGTGCGCTCACTGTGGCACAGACGGTTTTAGCCCACGGTGCGACGTGGCTAGGGGTGGCAACGATTCCGGAAGGGATTGCTCTACGGCAGGCAGGGATTACAGCGCCTATTTTGGTCTTGGGATCCGTCAATTTGCCCGTCCAAGTCCAGATGATGGCCCAGTGGCAGCTTCAGCCTACCCTCTCTACACCCAAGCAAGCCCTGATTTTCTCCGACTACGCCGATCGCCTGCGCGAACCCCTTGATGTCCATTTGATGATTGATACGGGTATGTCTCGCTTGGGCTGTCCCTGGCAGGATGCGGTGGGTTTTGTGCAGTTTGTGCAGCGGCTACCTCACCTGCGCATTCAGGGGATTTACTCCCACTTTGCCAGTGCCGATGATCCGGATGCCAGTTTGATGCGGCAGCAGCAGGCCTACTTTGAACAGGTATGGGAACAAATTTCCGCCCTGGGTTTAGGCCCTGTGCGCCGTCACATGGCCAATTCGGCAGCAACATTGGCCAACCGCAGTAGTCACTACGACATGGTGCGCATTGGTTTGAGCCTCTACGGCGTGTATCCTGCGTCCCATTTACGGGGTGTCGTGCCCCTGCGACCAGTCATGCAGGTGCGATCGCGCATTACCCTCTTGAAAGAGATTCCCGCTGGGACAGGCATTAGCTACGGTCATCAATTTATTGCCCCTCAGCCGATGAAAATTGCCGTTGTTGGCATTGGCTATGCCGATGGGGTGCCGCGTCTTCTTTCCAACAAGCTCGAAGTCCTAGTCCAGGGAAAACGGCTGCGCCAAGTGGGGGCAATTACGATGGATCAACTCATGATTGATGTCAGTGATATGGATGGCTTACAGGAGGGAGATGTGGTCACCCTCCTTGGGGAAGATGGCGGCGACTGCCTGACGGTGGAGACTTGGGCGGAAGCCCTCGGCACAATTACCTGGGAAATTCTCTGCGGCTTCAAGAACCGCTTGCCGCGTATTCCTGTCTCCTAA
- the murI gene encoding glutamate racemase: MNNWHKISLGLNPLGAIGVFDSGVGGLTVLQALQSRLPQESFLYFGDTARLPYGTRRRSEILQYVREILRWMHAQGVKMAVMACNTSSALALTQVRSEFCFPILGLIVPTAKIAVTLGKRIGVIATPATVKSGAYARALQEFSPTVAIAQVACPEFVPLVESNCLEGDRVHRIVRQTLSPLVEFDPDVLIYGCTHYPHLRHVIEQYVPTTVHHLDPAHAVARAAVRKLEAMNLATPCPQGQVQFYVSGIPEQFAQLASQWLGYYPTVEHLPLSVLTQCDSPLGITVPPPKPSAVVAS, encoded by the coding sequence GTGAACAACTGGCACAAGATATCCCTAGGGCTCAATCCCCTGGGAGCGATTGGTGTGTTTGACAGTGGGGTGGGGGGCCTAACGGTTTTACAGGCACTCCAAAGTCGTTTACCCCAAGAATCGTTTCTCTACTTTGGTGATACAGCACGGTTGCCCTATGGGACTCGCCGCCGCAGCGAAATCCTCCAATATGTGCGGGAGATTCTCAGGTGGATGCATGCCCAGGGTGTCAAGATGGCAGTGATGGCCTGCAACACCAGTTCAGCCCTTGCCTTGACACAGGTGCGCAGTGAGTTTTGCTTTCCGATCCTGGGTTTGATTGTCCCCACTGCCAAAATAGCGGTCACGCTGGGAAAGCGCATTGGTGTGATTGCCACGCCCGCAACCGTTAAAAGTGGTGCCTATGCACGGGCACTTCAGGAATTCTCCCCCACGGTGGCGATCGCCCAAGTGGCGTGTCCTGAGTTTGTCCCCCTTGTGGAAAGCAATTGCCTAGAGGGCGATCGCGTCCATCGCATTGTGCGTCAGACCCTAAGCCCGCTAGTGGAATTTGACCCCGATGTCCTCATTTATGGTTGCACCCATTACCCCCACCTGCGCCATGTGATTGAGCAGTATGTGCCCACAACGGTTCATCACCTTGATCCTGCCCATGCAGTTGCCCGTGCCGCCGTGCGCAAATTAGAGGCCATGAATTTGGCAACTCCCTGCCCCCAAGGCCAAGTGCAATTTTATGTCAGTGGGATACCCGAACAATTTGCCCAGTTAGCTAGTCAGTGGCTGGGATACTACCCAACGGTGGAACATTTGCCCTTAAGTGTCTTAACCCAATGCGATTCGCCCCTAGGGATCACCGTACCGCCACCAAAGCCCTCTGCCGTTGTTGCCAGCTAG
- a CDS encoding Bax inhibitor-1/YccA family protein, which produces MSSTSNFQEAIREARRSALVGPNVIRNALPFLGGGLILTAIGSWGGLGVLSAAPQLFMPTFIGAMIAELVLFFVAQGAASKGNNGLALPLLATYSLLSGYTLSGLIAVALSTVGITGIIIAAAGCGITFMAASPIGSNLSERDGFALAKTVQLGIIALLVVLLLQLVFSFFGVFTPTFLEIAISGIGVVLFVGAAVVDFFVLPRTYRDDQYLSAALSMYLTYINLFIFILRLLIALNRSR; this is translated from the coding sequence GTGAGTAGTACCAGTAATTTTCAAGAGGCAATTCGCGAAGCGCGCCGTAGTGCGCTTGTCGGCCCTAATGTTATTCGCAATGCCTTACCCTTTTTGGGTGGGGGTCTTATCCTTACCGCCATCGGCAGCTGGGGTGGTCTTGGGGTTCTAAGTGCCGCCCCCCAACTGTTCATGCCCACTTTCATTGGGGCAATGATTGCTGAGCTGGTGCTCTTTTTTGTGGCGCAGGGAGCAGCTAGCAAAGGGAATAATGGGCTGGCACTGCCCCTGTTGGCCACCTACAGCCTGCTGTCGGGCTATACCCTTTCTGGTTTGATTGCGGTTGCCCTCAGTACAGTGGGCATTACGGGCATTATCATTGCCGCTGCAGGCTGTGGCATCACCTTTATGGCCGCTAGCCCTATTGGCTCAAATCTGTCGGAGCGGGATGGCTTTGCCCTTGCCAAAACGGTACAACTGGGGATCATTGCCCTGCTGGTGGTGCTGCTTCTCCAGTTAGTCTTCAGCTTCTTTGGTGTCTTTACGCCTACGTTTTTGGAAATTGCGATTTCTGGCATCGGCGTGGTGCTCTTTGTGGGGGCTGCGGTGGTGGACTTTTTTGTCCTGCCCCGTACCTACCGCGACGATCAGTATCTTTCTGCCGCCCTTTCGATGTACTTGACCTACATCAACCTCTTTATCTTTATCCTGCGGTTACTGATTGCCCTCAATCGCAGCCGCTAG